A window of the Xenopus laevis strain J_2021 chromosome 9_10L, Xenopus_laevis_v10.1, whole genome shotgun sequence genome harbors these coding sequences:
- the znf281.L gene encoding zinc finger protein 281 isoform X1 produces the protein MEPTFPPSMIMFSHLPPVTSFTRLGSDLLPPPTPAQLPGPGDMILKKEPGSPPHHSDFLQGLAGIKQEKFGEHEQYRYYGDRPAEIVEVTVGGPGLIPELGLNRELLIRAEKNGYDPTQSPSNKKMKRLNSEAQEAKSKRRRSDSSKSVGGDGEAASLSPNQKPHICEHCSAAFRSSYHLRRHVLIHTGERPFQCSQCNMSFIQKYLLQRHEKIHSGEKPFNCDQCNMKFIQKYHMERHKRTHSGEKPYKCDTCQQYFSRTDRLLKHKRTCGETINKGSMEAGSSNPSLDNLSGNFDLSQGNSNFSGRKKGKSRNGSAHKDQKPSIKLNETHLTPGLNIQNFAVDVPLVSSSSGSGMDDLNAKVPKLVFKKVRGKQEKNDLQLEAQSSNMVIHKLSEKSNSPLDMVENAGVDTMNLLHSSGNKGHTSSNYDDAMQFLKKRRYLQAASGNGAYAVNVGHMVSQQSVIQSAVSSVMDGDNPLTLIDSQSLNVEIKNCQDKSVIPDEVLQSILDHYTHKSVGHPDVPFSISEHHVDLHATGDSDLVQDNVCSDSQSSQNDKANMFQEYSKYLQQALERTSHTTTFPLGPSLQFVSLSSSLANHNLFSDKQIYTTSPLDCGFNQSVTSVLPTTLPKSHFGMVVGPQTGFSLSLETTHQQLTPSQELADQIDPHKTLDASANYQISSQELNGQKDQQKNLESTSGYHLQPQELASTLEPQKDVRQRATCQIENFAQAFGSQFKSGNRVPISFNTTTDGGVDHRLRTSTPEFSGYTNLLSDVHDTGSARVKTPTSQSFR, from the exons ATGGAGCCCACGTTCCCTCCCAGTATGATCATGTTCAGTCATCTCCCTCCCGTCACCTCCTTCACCCGCCTCGGCTCAGACCTTCTCCCGCCTCCGACTCCTGCGCAGCTGCCGGGCCCCGGGGACATGATCCTGAAGAAGGAACCGGGCTCTCCGCCTCATCACAGCGACTTCCTGCAGGGCCTGGCCGGGATCAAACAGGAGAAGTTCGGGGAGCACGAGCAGTACCGATACTACGGGGACAGACCGGCTGAGATCGTGGAAGTGACGGTGGGAGGCCCGGGCTTGATCCCAGAGCTGGGACTGAACAGAGAG CTGTTAATAAGGGCAGAAAAAAATGGCTACGACCCTACACAGAGTCCTTCCAACAAGAAGATGAAGCGGCTTAACTCAGAAGCTCAGGAAGCAAAATCCAAACGCAGGCGGAGCGACTCCTCTAAA TCTGTAGGTGGTGATGGTGAAGCTGCTAGTTTATCTCCAAATCAGAAACCTCATATCTGTGAACACTGCAGTGCTGCTTTCAGGAGTTCCTATCATTTGCGGAGACATGTCCTCATCCATACAG GTGAAAGACCTTTTCAGTGCAGTCAGTGCAATATGAGTTTTATTCAGAAGTATTTGCTACAGCGGCATGAAAAAATTCACAGTG GAGAAAAGCCTTTCAATTGTGATCAGTGTAATATGAAGTTTATACAGAAATACCACATGGAAAGGCACAAGAGGACTCACAGCGGGGAAAAGCCATACAAATGTGATACATGCCAGCAG TATTTCTCAAGAACGGATAGGTTGCTGAAGCACAAGAGAACATGTGGCGAAACTATCAATAAAGGATCCATGGAAGCTGGGTCATCGAACCCTAGTCTGGATAATTTGTCGGGTAATTTTGACTTATCTcagggaaattcaaatttttctgggcGAAAGAAAGGCAAGTCCAGAAATGGCTCCGCACACAAGGACCAGAAGCCGAGCATCAAACTTAATGAGACCCATTTGACACCTGGACTCAATATCCAAAATTTTGCAGTGGATGTTCCTCTAGTGTCTTCCAGCAGTGGATCTGGCATGGATGACTTAAATGCCAAGGTGCCAAAACTAGTTTTTAAGAAGGTAAGGGGGAAACAAGAGAAAAACGACCTCCAGTTGGAGGCTCAGTCATCCAACATGGTTATTCATAAACTTTCAGAGAAGAGTAATAGCCCCTTGGACATGGTGGAAAATGCCGGTGTAGACACTATGAACCTTCTGCACAGTTCAGGTAACAAAGGTCATACAAGTAGCAATTATGACGATGCAATGCAGTTCCTGAAAAAGAGAAGGTATTTGCAGGCTGCTAGTGGTAACGGTGCCTATGCAGTGAATGTAGGCCACATGGTGTCTCAGCAGTCAGTTATTCAGTCTGCAGTTTCTAGTGTTATGGATGGAGACAACCCATTGACTCTTATAGACTCACAGTCGCTGAATGTCGAGATAAAGAACTGTCAAGACAAGTCTGTTATTCCCGACGAGGTGCTTCAGAGTATTTTGGATCATTACACACACAAGTCGGTAGGCCACCCTGATGTTCCTTTTAGCATTTCTGAACACCATGTAGATCTGCACGCGACAGGAGACAGTGATTTGGTACAGGACAACGTCTGTTCAGATTCTCAATCGTCCCAAAACGACAAGGCCAACATGTTTCAAGAGTACTCCAAATACCTTCAGCAAGCTTTGGAAAGAACAAGCCATACAACTACTTTTCCACTTGGTCCCAGTTTACAGTTTGTCAGCTTGTCTTCATCTCTCGCAAACCATAATTTGTTTTCTGACAAGCAAATATACACTACATCGCCTCTCGATTGTGGATTCAATCAGTCGGTCACATCAGTATTGCCAACTACCTTACCAAAGTCACATTTTGGAATGGTTGTGGGCCCCCAAACAGGGTTCTCCTTATCCTTGGAGACAACACATCAGCAGCTAACTCCTTCCCAGGAGCTGGCTGACCAAATTGACCCACACAAAACCTTAGACGCATCTGCCAACTATCAGATTTCATCTCAGGAATTGAATGggcagaaagatcagcagaagaacCTAGAGTCTACTTCAGGCTATCACCTTCAACCTCAGGAGTTGGCAAGTACGCTAGAGCCACAGAAGGATGTCCGACAGCGAGCTACCTGCCAGATAGAGAACTTTGCACAAGCATTTGGTTCTCAGTTCAAATCTGGTAACAGGGTGCCAATCTCATTTAACACTACCACTGATGGGGGAGTGGATCACAGGTTGAGGACTTCAACTCCAGAATTCTCAGGGTACACAAATTTGCTATCTGATGTTCATGACACAGGTAGTGCAAGAGTCAAGACTCCAACTAGTCAGAGTTTCAGGTGA
- the znf281.L gene encoding zinc finger protein 281 isoform X2, which translates to MEPTFPPSMIMFSHLPPVTSFTRLGSDLLPPPTPAQLPGPGDMILKKEPGSPPHHSDFLQGLAGIKQEKFGEHEQYRYYGDRPAEIVEVTVGGPGLIPELGLNRESVGGDGEAASLSPNQKPHICEHCSAAFRSSYHLRRHVLIHTGERPFQCSQCNMSFIQKYLLQRHEKIHSGEKPFNCDQCNMKFIQKYHMERHKRTHSGEKPYKCDTCQQYFSRTDRLLKHKRTCGETINKGSMEAGSSNPSLDNLSGNFDLSQGNSNFSGRKKGKSRNGSAHKDQKPSIKLNETHLTPGLNIQNFAVDVPLVSSSSGSGMDDLNAKVPKLVFKKVRGKQEKNDLQLEAQSSNMVIHKLSEKSNSPLDMVENAGVDTMNLLHSSGNKGHTSSNYDDAMQFLKKRRYLQAASGNGAYAVNVGHMVSQQSVIQSAVSSVMDGDNPLTLIDSQSLNVEIKNCQDKSVIPDEVLQSILDHYTHKSVGHPDVPFSISEHHVDLHATGDSDLVQDNVCSDSQSSQNDKANMFQEYSKYLQQALERTSHTTTFPLGPSLQFVSLSSSLANHNLFSDKQIYTTSPLDCGFNQSVTSVLPTTLPKSHFGMVVGPQTGFSLSLETTHQQLTPSQELADQIDPHKTLDASANYQISSQELNGQKDQQKNLESTSGYHLQPQELASTLEPQKDVRQRATCQIENFAQAFGSQFKSGNRVPISFNTTTDGGVDHRLRTSTPEFSGYTNLLSDVHDTGSARVKTPTSQSFR; encoded by the exons ATGGAGCCCACGTTCCCTCCCAGTATGATCATGTTCAGTCATCTCCCTCCCGTCACCTCCTTCACCCGCCTCGGCTCAGACCTTCTCCCGCCTCCGACTCCTGCGCAGCTGCCGGGCCCCGGGGACATGATCCTGAAGAAGGAACCGGGCTCTCCGCCTCATCACAGCGACTTCCTGCAGGGCCTGGCCGGGATCAAACAGGAGAAGTTCGGGGAGCACGAGCAGTACCGATACTACGGGGACAGACCGGCTGAGATCGTGGAAGTGACGGTGGGAGGCCCGGGCTTGATCCCAGAGCTGGGACTGAACAGAGAG TCTGTAGGTGGTGATGGTGAAGCTGCTAGTTTATCTCCAAATCAGAAACCTCATATCTGTGAACACTGCAGTGCTGCTTTCAGGAGTTCCTATCATTTGCGGAGACATGTCCTCATCCATACAG GTGAAAGACCTTTTCAGTGCAGTCAGTGCAATATGAGTTTTATTCAGAAGTATTTGCTACAGCGGCATGAAAAAATTCACAGTG GAGAAAAGCCTTTCAATTGTGATCAGTGTAATATGAAGTTTATACAGAAATACCACATGGAAAGGCACAAGAGGACTCACAGCGGGGAAAAGCCATACAAATGTGATACATGCCAGCAG TATTTCTCAAGAACGGATAGGTTGCTGAAGCACAAGAGAACATGTGGCGAAACTATCAATAAAGGATCCATGGAAGCTGGGTCATCGAACCCTAGTCTGGATAATTTGTCGGGTAATTTTGACTTATCTcagggaaattcaaatttttctgggcGAAAGAAAGGCAAGTCCAGAAATGGCTCCGCACACAAGGACCAGAAGCCGAGCATCAAACTTAATGAGACCCATTTGACACCTGGACTCAATATCCAAAATTTTGCAGTGGATGTTCCTCTAGTGTCTTCCAGCAGTGGATCTGGCATGGATGACTTAAATGCCAAGGTGCCAAAACTAGTTTTTAAGAAGGTAAGGGGGAAACAAGAGAAAAACGACCTCCAGTTGGAGGCTCAGTCATCCAACATGGTTATTCATAAACTTTCAGAGAAGAGTAATAGCCCCTTGGACATGGTGGAAAATGCCGGTGTAGACACTATGAACCTTCTGCACAGTTCAGGTAACAAAGGTCATACAAGTAGCAATTATGACGATGCAATGCAGTTCCTGAAAAAGAGAAGGTATTTGCAGGCTGCTAGTGGTAACGGTGCCTATGCAGTGAATGTAGGCCACATGGTGTCTCAGCAGTCAGTTATTCAGTCTGCAGTTTCTAGTGTTATGGATGGAGACAACCCATTGACTCTTATAGACTCACAGTCGCTGAATGTCGAGATAAAGAACTGTCAAGACAAGTCTGTTATTCCCGACGAGGTGCTTCAGAGTATTTTGGATCATTACACACACAAGTCGGTAGGCCACCCTGATGTTCCTTTTAGCATTTCTGAACACCATGTAGATCTGCACGCGACAGGAGACAGTGATTTGGTACAGGACAACGTCTGTTCAGATTCTCAATCGTCCCAAAACGACAAGGCCAACATGTTTCAAGAGTACTCCAAATACCTTCAGCAAGCTTTGGAAAGAACAAGCCATACAACTACTTTTCCACTTGGTCCCAGTTTACAGTTTGTCAGCTTGTCTTCATCTCTCGCAAACCATAATTTGTTTTCTGACAAGCAAATATACACTACATCGCCTCTCGATTGTGGATTCAATCAGTCGGTCACATCAGTATTGCCAACTACCTTACCAAAGTCACATTTTGGAATGGTTGTGGGCCCCCAAACAGGGTTCTCCTTATCCTTGGAGACAACACATCAGCAGCTAACTCCTTCCCAGGAGCTGGCTGACCAAATTGACCCACACAAAACCTTAGACGCATCTGCCAACTATCAGATTTCATCTCAGGAATTGAATGggcagaaagatcagcagaagaacCTAGAGTCTACTTCAGGCTATCACCTTCAACCTCAGGAGTTGGCAAGTACGCTAGAGCCACAGAAGGATGTCCGACAGCGAGCTACCTGCCAGATAGAGAACTTTGCACAAGCATTTGGTTCTCAGTTCAAATCTGGTAACAGGGTGCCAATCTCATTTAACACTACCACTGATGGGGGAGTGGATCACAGGTTGAGGACTTCAACTCCAGAATTCTCAGGGTACACAAATTTGCTATCTGATGTTCATGACACAGGTAGTGCAAGAGTCAAGACTCCAACTAGTCAGAGTTTCAGGTGA
- the tmem98.L gene encoding transmembrane protein 98, with translation METVVIVAIGVLATIFLASFAALVVVCRQRYCRTKNLLTNYNNKPTVDLIGAMETQSEPSDLELDDVVITNPHIEAILEDEDWIEDASGLVSHCIAILKICHTLTEKLVAMTMGSGAKMKSPSSLSDIIIVAKRISPRVDDVVRSMYPPLDPKLLDARTTALLLSVSHLVLVTKNACHLTGGMDWIDQSLSAAEDHLAVLREAALATEPERPMTGADNFLQEQSAI, from the exons ATGGAGACCGTGGTCATTGTGGCAATTGGTGTCCTGGCCACTATATTCTTGGCTTCCTTTGCGGCTCTGGTTGTGGTTTGCAGGCAAAGATACTGCAGAACAAAGAATCTGTTGACAAATTACAACAACAA ACCAACAGTGGATTTAATTGGAGCCATGGAAACACAGTCAGAACCATCTGATTTGGAGCTGGATGATGTCGTCATCACAAACCCTCACATAGAAGCCATCTTGGAAGATGAGGACTGGATTGAGGATGCCTC TGGCCTGGTGTCGCACTGCATCGCCATTCTCAAG ATTTGCCATACTCTGACAGAGAAGTTGGTTGCTATGACCATGGGATCTGGGGCCAAGATGAAATCCCCATCAAGCCTAAGCGACATTATTATTGTTGCAAAAAGAATTAGCCCAAG AGTTGATGATGTGGTGCGCTCCATGTATCCTCCACTTGACCCTAAACTTCTTGATGCAAG AACCACCGCCCTCCTACTCTCGGTCAGTCATCTGGTGCTGGTGACCAAAAATGCCTGCCATCTTACTGGTGGGATGGACTGGATAGACCAATCACTTTCTGCTGCAGAGGATCATCTGGCAGTGCTCAGAGAAGCTGCATTGGCAACTGAACCTGAACGGCCGATGACAGGAGCCGACAATTTTCTGCAGGAGCAATCTGCTATCTAA
- the LOC108701761 gene encoding olfactory receptor 5V1 produces the protein MENENQTGFIIIGFSDVSHLQIPLFMIFFITYFSTIAANATMISVIGYNSLLHKPMYLFLGNLSTLDICYTSVIFPKLLLMLLDNRRHVSYLACYTQLYFFVGFASAEFFLLTVMAYDRYIAICKPLHYFTIMSKKVTALFIIGTWVAGLCNSAVFSSSIAELPLCSHHKINHFFCDMAAVLKLTCRGTHRVEIIIYTKGVLIGLTSFFLTLTSYVYIISTILKIKSEEGRSKAFSTCASHLTVVILFYGTIMCMYMRPTSSYSLSQDKIFSLLYVVITPLANPLIYCLRNQDVKRAIKKLLSTQNAKTKAINLKSIK, from the coding sequence ATGGAAAATGAGAACCAAACAGGATTCATCATCATTGGATTTTCTGATGTTTCTCATCTACAGATTCctctttttatgatatttttcatAACTTACTTCTCCACCATAGCTGCAAATGCCACCATGATAAGTGTGATAGGCTATAACTCCCTCCTCCACAAGCCCATGTACCTCTTCTTGGGAAACTTGTCTACTCTAGATATCTGCTACACTTCAGTCATCTTTCCCAAGTTGCTCTTAATGCTGCTTGATAACCGACGCCATGTGTCCTACTTAGCTTGCTACACTCAACTCTACTTTTTTGTTGGCTTTGCAAGTGCTGAATTCTTCTTACTAACAGTTATGGCTTATGACCGCTACATTGCTATTTGCAAACCACTGCATTATTTTACTATCATGAGTAAAAAAGTGACGGCCTTGTTCATCATCGGTACATGGGTGGCTGGACTTTGCAACTCAGCAGTCTTCAGCAGTTCAATAGCAGAGCTCCCCTTGTGCTCACACcataaaataaaccatttcttCTGCGACATGGCTGCCGTTTTGAAGCTCACATGCCGAGGAACCCACAGAGTGGAGATAATCATTTACACTAAGGGTGTTCTGATAGGTTTGACTTCCTTTTTCTTGACTCTCACCTCTTATGTCTATATCATTTCTACCATTCTGAAGATTAAATCAGAAGAGGGACGAAgtaaagccttctccacctgcgcTTCTCATTTAACAGTAGTCATCTTGTTTTATGGCACCATAATGTGCATGTACATGAGGCCAACCTCTTCCTACTCTTTAAGTCAAGACAAGATTTTTTCTCTGTTGTATGTGGTTATAACGCCCCTGGCAAATCCTCTGATTTATTGCCTGAGAAACCAAGATGTTAAAAGGGCTATTAAGAAACTGCTGAGTACACAAAATGCCAAGACTAAAGcaataaatttaaaaagtattaaataa